One Methanocalculus natronophilus DNA segment encodes these proteins:
- a CDS encoding DUF5806 family protein, whose product MNDPSDAWADNQDDRSEEISKYRKFRKVDGATYRKVNQFLRKHTYVTAREWAIARLCSDFKTTAGAEMTFIGENLPKLVPFMQEPYSPQAVNQARTSFKRKVRKSGATFFYGAMCGFFTLDELDDILFESSEIARFLLEVEATSIEIDEEIEIEDRITEIMKKLGDSANVLLRERSGQSAREPDNQAGIQAEPTDTDNTEEEREDDTTDE is encoded by the coding sequence ATGAATGATCCGAGTGATGCATGGGCCGATAACCAGGATGACAGGAGTGAAGAGATCTCCAAATACCGGAAATTCAGGAAAGTTGACGGCGCAACGTACCGGAAAGTAAACCAGTTTCTCAGGAAGCACACCTATGTGACTGCACGTGAATGGGCAATAGCCCGCCTCTGCTCGGACTTTAAAACAACAGCCGGTGCGGAGATGACATTCATCGGGGAGAACCTCCCAAAACTCGTTCCTTTCATGCAGGAGCCCTATTCACCACAGGCAGTCAACCAGGCCCGCACCTCATTTAAGCGAAAAGTCAGGAAATCCGGGGCAACATTCTTTTATGGTGCAATGTGCGGGTTTTTTACCCTCGATGAACTTGACGACATCCTGTTTGAATCAAGTGAGATTGCAAGGTTTCTCCTTGAGGTGGAGGCAACCTCCATCGAGATAGATGAGGAGATCGAGATCGAAGACCGCATCACAGAGATCATGAAGAAACTCGGCGACTCGGCCAATGTCCTGCTCAGGGAACGCTCCGGCCAGTCTGCCCGGGAGCCAGACAACCAGGCCGGCATACAGGCTGAACCAACTGACACAGACAACACAGAAGAGGAGAGAGAAGATGACACAACTGACGAATGA
- the xerA gene encoding site-specific tyrosine recombinase/integron integrase, with translation MPARKRSFSLWIPRYLNHLKMRNYSVKTIDTYGRVLLDFSTYCAEVQGLGDPAVDTDGYDITQFLAESSGTRSLSATTMNRYISTLNSFYRFLVGQQVLPANPVLGVDRPKIKGRELLYLKHADVVSLLDAIENTRDRLIIRTIYATGVRVSELCGISVKDIDFQEQTIRIQGKGDKIRTVFIDEETLSEIRSYLGSRKNGPLFTGHNGSPLSPRTIQHIFRKYAPSGITPHKIRHSYASELYRRSRNLRVVQENLGHSSIKTTEVYLHTDLEERRRVYQDHFPLSGNHESGNAR, from the coding sequence ATGCCCGCCCGCAAACGATCCTTCTCCCTCTGGATTCCGAGATACCTGAATCATCTGAAGATGAGGAACTACTCGGTGAAGACAATCGATACCTATGGCCGGGTACTCCTCGATTTCTCAACCTATTGTGCAGAGGTGCAGGGACTGGGCGATCCTGCTGTTGATACGGATGGGTATGATATCACTCAGTTCCTGGCAGAATCATCTGGTACACGAAGTCTCTCGGCAACCACCATGAACCGGTATATCTCAACACTCAACTCGTTCTACCGGTTTCTGGTTGGCCAGCAGGTTCTTCCAGCAAATCCGGTCCTCGGGGTGGACAGGCCAAAGATAAAGGGCCGGGAGCTATTGTACCTGAAACATGCCGATGTCGTCTCTCTCCTGGATGCAATCGAAAATACACGGGATCGTCTGATCATCCGGACAATCTATGCAACCGGTGTCCGTGTCTCGGAACTCTGCGGGATTTCGGTGAAAGATATAGATTTCCAGGAACAGACAATTCGGATTCAGGGCAAAGGTGACAAGATACGCACGGTCTTCATTGATGAGGAGACGCTTTCTGAGATCAGATCCTATCTTGGATCCAGAAAAAACGGCCCTCTTTTTACCGGCCATAATGGATCTCCACTCTCGCCACGCACCATTCAGCATATATTCAGGAAATACGCACCCTCAGGGATAACGCCACATAAAATCAGGCATAGTTATGCGAGCGAACTCTACAGGCGTTCACGAAACCTCAGGGTGGTGCAGGAGAATCTCGGCCACTCCTCGATAAAGACAACCGAGGTCTATCTGCATACAGATCTTGAGGAGCGCCGCCGTGTGTACCAGGATCACTTCCCGCTTTCAGGGAATCACGAGTCTGGGAATGCCAGGTGA
- a CDS encoding tautomerase family protein, with protein MPVITIQMAEGKTVEQKQRVASECTQSIAESFGVDPAAVIVLFQELPLESIAKGGQLRSR; from the coding sequence ATGCCTGTTATAACCATACAAATGGCAGAAGGAAAGACGGTTGAACAGAAACAGAGAGTTGCATCAGAATGTACACAATCCATTGCCGAGAGCTTTGGTGTTGATCCGGCAGCAGTCATCGTGCTCTTCCAGGAGCTTCCGCTTGAGAGTATCGCAAAAGGCGGCCAGCTCAGATCACGATAA
- a CDS encoding DUF373 family protein, producing the protein MQKRRTLILSVDRDDDIGYKAGVESPVIGREAVLQAATKLGLADPEDSDVNAIFQAVKTYDELAAKGEDVVVAVIGGNHMNMLEGDRRIAEALSQIIGQTDAASCILVSDGAEDDYILPIIQSKIPVESVRRVIVAQMPNLEGTYYIIKKLLDDPKIARVVLVPVGLAMLLYSAAYLWGRPDLATFIVVGAVGIYLLFKGFGIDEFFGYLFSGLQHSFEKGSFSFVAYISAALITIVGVILGLTSLLVYYPEDAGILLFVAAFIYGSVWWFVGGGLVAMAGKIIDSILHEPEHLGKIVIVPFFIGAIGTIVYGASSYLLSISNIPDFPIAADGGVHTIIIFTIIGLLLALFGIFIQSATFKWVSEGKSSKKW; encoded by the coding sequence ATGCAGAAGAGGAGAACACTCATCCTCAGTGTCGATCGCGATGACGATATTGGATATAAAGCGGGAGTCGAGAGCCCGGTTATCGGAAGAGAGGCAGTCCTGCAGGCTGCAACAAAACTGGGCCTTGCTGATCCTGAAGATTCCGATGTGAATGCCATATTCCAGGCTGTCAAAACATATGACGAGCTTGCAGCAAAAGGCGAGGATGTGGTGGTTGCAGTTATTGGCGGCAATCACATGAATATGCTAGAAGGCGACCGCCGGATTGCGGAAGCCCTCTCGCAGATTATTGGTCAGACAGATGCAGCTTCATGCATTCTCGTTTCAGATGGTGCAGAGGATGATTATATCCTCCCGATTATCCAGTCCAAAATCCCAGTCGAGAGTGTCAGGCGTGTGATCGTCGCCCAGATGCCAAATCTTGAAGGGACATACTACATCATCAAAAAACTCCTTGATGATCCCAAGATCGCCCGTGTGGTGCTGGTTCCTGTTGGCCTTGCCATGCTCCTCTATTCTGCGGCATATCTCTGGGGCAGGCCGGATCTTGCAACATTCATCGTCGTTGGCGCAGTCGGCATTTATCTCCTCTTCAAGGGCTTTGGCATAGACGAGTTTTTCGGCTATCTCTTCTCGGGCCTGCAACATTCTTTTGAGAAAGGAAGTTTCAGTTTTGTCGCTTATATCTCAGCAGCGCTGATCACAATTGTTGGCGTGATCCTGGGGCTGACAAGCCTGCTCGTCTATTACCCAGAAGATGCTGGCATCCTCCTTTTTGTCGCAGCCTTTATCTACGGATCCGTCTGGTGGTTCGTCGGGGGTGGACTGGTTGCCATGGCTGGCAAGATCATCGACAGCATCCTGCATGAGCCCGAGCACCTGGGTAAAATCGTGATAGTGCCATTCTTTATTGGCGCGATTGGAACAATTGTGTATGGAGCCAGCAGCTACCTGCTCTCCATCAGTAACATCCCTGATTTTCCAATCGCAGCAGATGGAGGAGTGCACACGATTATTATCTTTACAATTATCGGCCTACTCCTCGCCTTATTTGGCATCTTTATTCAATCAGCCACATTCAAGTGGGTTTCAGAAGGAAAATCAAGCAAAAAATGGTAA